Part of the Kitasatospora sp. NBC_00374 genome is shown below.
CCGGGTGATCGGGACCGCGCCGCGCGGCGAGGTCTACCGCCGGGGGCTGACCCACCGCTGCGTGTTCATCCTGGTCCGCGACCCGCAGGGCCGGATCTTCACCCACCGGCGCACCGAGAGCAAGCTCTTCGCCCCCGGCGCCTACGACTGCTTCGTCGGGGGTGTGGTCGGCAGCGGGGAGAGCTACCCGGTGGCGGCCGTCCGGGAGGCCGAGGAGGAGCTCGGGGTGACCGGGATCCGGCCCGAGCCGCTGTTCAAGTTCCTGTTCGAGGACGGCGACCGGCTGTCCTGGTGGTGCGACATGTACCGGGCCGAGTGGGACGGGCCGGTCTCCCCGCAGGTCGAGGAGGTCGGCTGGCACGGCTGGCTGACCGAGCCGGAGCTAACCGACCTGATGGCGCGCGCGGAGTTCGTGGTGGACGGCCTCGAGGCCTGGCGGCGCTACCTGGAGTGGCGCTCGGCACCGGCCTGACCGGGCGGTCGCCCGTCCGGGCGCTCCCCCTCCCGGTCCTCCCAGTCCGGGTGCTCCCGGACGGCCCACAGCGGGTCGACGCTGCCGGTGCGCATCCCCCGCCGGGCCTCCGGATCGCGTACCGCCATCCAGATATGCCCGGCCACCGCGATCGCGACCGCCACGGCCAGCCAGTCGTGGACGAAGGTGGCGCCGGTCCGCCAGATCAACGGCGCGAGGTGGGTGAACCACATCAGCAGCCCGGTGCCGAGCATCACCAGCACCGCGCCCGCCGTCCAGGCCGCGTACAGCTTCTGGCCGGCGTTGAACTTCCCGGCCGGGCGGTGGAACGAGCGGCGGCGCACCGCCCGCAGCCACTCCCGGTCCAGCCCGGTGAAACGGTTCAGCCTGGTCAGGTCGGCCCGCAGGGCCCGGGAGGCCAGGCCGAGCAGCAGCGGCACCGGCAGCAGCAGGCCGCACCACTCGTGCACCACCACGACCAGCCGGCGGCGCCCGACCAGCTCGCTCAGCGGCGGGTAGTACAGGAAGGCTGCCGTCACCAGGCAGACCGTCATCAGCGTGGCCGTCGCCCGGTGCACCCAGCGCTCGGCCGCACTGAAGCGGGGGATCCGGCCCGGGGCCGCGGGCTCAGCCGGTGGGCGCATCGTCGCGTCCGTTCGAGCGGCCGACCCAGGCGTCGACGTCGTACCCGTAGCGCTCCCAGTACCCCGGCTCGACCGAGGGTGTCAGGGTGATCCCGGACAGCCACTTGGCCGACTTGTAGAAGTACATCGGCGCGACGTACAGCCGCACCGGACCGCCGTGCGCGTGGCTGACCGGCTGGTCCTGCATCCGCAGCGCGACCAGGACGTCGTCCCGGCGGGCCTGCTCCAGCGTGAGGCTCTCGGAGTAGCTGCCGTCGAAGCAGCTGAACCGGACCGCGCCCGCGCCACCGCGCACCCCGGCCGCGTCCAGCAGCGCGGACAGCCGGACCCCTTCGAACGGGGTGCCCGGCACCCGCCAGCCGGTGACGCACTGGACGTCGTGGACGATCCGGTGCTGCTCCATCGCCTGCAGGTCGGCCAGCCGGTAGGTGACCGGCCGGTCCACCAGGCCGTCGACGGTCAGGGTGTAGTCCTCCGCCGTCCGGGTCGGCACCGAGGCCACCACCGAGTAGTAGCGGAACCCTCCGCCGCCGGGCAGCAGCCCGCTCAGACCGGTCGGGTCCTTGCTGGTGACCCCCTCGACGGCGCGCTGCAGGAACGGCCCGGCCGCCACCCCGGCCACGCCGAGGCCCAGCATGCCGAGGACGACCCGTCGCCCCACCGGTGTTCCCGAAGTCTCGCTCACACGTCGATTCGACCAGGTCAGCGCGGCCAAGGCCAGGGATCCGGCGCCGACGTCAGAATTTCGTCATCTCCTCCAAGGACGGGCCGGCCGACCGGGCACCGGCAGCCCGCCGCCGGGCCCGGCGCGGACGCCGGGGCCGATAGGGTGAGCGGCATGGCTTCCCGTACGCCGTCGGCGGCGACCCGGTCGGAGGACGAGCGCGCGCCGCGCCGCAGGCTGAGCGTGGACGAGCGCCGGGAGCAGCTGATCGCGGTCGCGCTCGACCTGTTCAGCAAGCACCCGCCCGAGGACGTCTCGATCGACGACATCGCGGCGGCCGCCGGCGCCTCCCGGCCGCTGGTCTACCACTACTTCCCCGGCAAGCAGGCGCTGTACGAGGAGTCGCTGCGGCGGGCCGGACAGGAGCTGGCCGGGCGGTTCGAGGAGGCCCCCGAGGGCCCGATGTCGGAGCGGCTGCTGCGGGTGATGGGCCGCTACCTGGACTTCGTGCACGGGCACGGGCCCGGCTTCGAGGCCCTGCTGCGCGGCGGCTCGGTCGCGGCCAGCCCGGGCACCACCGCGGTGATCGACGAGGTCCGGCGCGCGGCCCTGGAACAGATCCTGGCCCACCTGGCGATCCGGAAGCCCAGCCCCGGCCTGCGCCGGACGGTCCGGGCCTGGATCGCCAACGCCGAGATCACCTCGCTGGACTGGCTCTCCGAGCGGAGCGTCCCGCTGGAGGAGCTCCAGCTCCAGCTGGTGCAGGAGTTCGTCGCGGCGCTGGCCGTCACGGCGGCCCGCGAGCCGGCGCTCGCCGCCGAGCTGGTGGGCTTCTTCGCCGCCGAGCGCCCCGAGGGACCGACCGGTCGGCTGGTGCGCGAGCTGGCCGGGCTGCTGGCCGTCCCCGGCCTGGCCGCCGACCTGGGCCGACTGGCGAGCCCGCCGGCCGGCTGAGCCGGCGGATCCGGAGCTGCCGCGCCCGCTTGGTGAGGTTCCATGCCGGATGCCGTTGTGTCAGCGGTTTCTGATAGAAAGTGGACGTAATTCCACACCGAGAGCGAGGGGGGCTCGGCGCCATGACTCAGGACGGCTTCACAGCCGCAGAGCGGATCGCGGCCACGCTGGACGCACTGGCCGAAGCGCTGCTGGGCGAGCGGGCGACGCACTACCCGGCAGCCGGCCTGGCCGCCTTCGGCGGTGCCGCCCATCCGTCCGCCGGGGCGCTGTTCGGCGTCCGGATCGGCCCCAACGGCCCCGGCCTGGCCGGCGTGCACGGCCTGGGCACCGTGGTCGAGGCCGCACACACCCGCCGCCCGCAGCCCGCCGAGGGCGCGGCCGCCGAGCTGCTCGCCCGGCACGGCGGCGGCGCGGTGCGCGGGTCGACGGCGCCCTCGGCCCGTGAGTACCACCTCCCGGTCGCGCTGGAGAGCGCGGACGAGAAGCTGCGGCCGGCCTTCACCCCGGCACTGGCCGGGCTGGCGGCGGACCGTCAGATCCGTACCCCCGACGAGCTGTCCACCGGATCCGGTGTGGAGGCGCGCCTGCTGGTGCCCTCCGCCTTCCACCCGGTGGCCGTCCGCGGCGACCGGGCCGCGCTGGCCACGCACCTGACCGAGGTCGCCGAGGAGCTGTTCGCCGGCGCCCCGCAGGCCCGCAGGGAGTTCGCGGTCGTGTCGGCCGCGCTGGCCGAGGAGGCCGCCGCCGCCGGCGTGGTCTTCGCCGGCCTGTCGGCGGTCGACGTCGCCGGGCGCCACTCGCACGCCTCGCTGGTCGTCTCGGTCGCCCCGAACGCCCAGAGCGTCGACGATCTGGCCAACTCGCTGGCCGACCGGCGGCCCGCGGCCGAGGTCTGGCGGGTCCTGCTGCCGGCCGGCCCGGCCGTGCTGCTGGTGGAACCGCGGACGGTCGCGGTGCCCGCCCCGCTCACGGACGGTGGCGAGGCCCGTCGGCTGGCCGGCGCCGCGGTCGAGGCGTTCGTCCCGCTGCCGGACGGCCGGTCCGTGCTGGCCGTGCAGCTGAGCACCGTCCAGACCGAGGACTGGGAGCTGTACGCGGGCGCGTTCGCCCGGGTCCTGGAGAGCATCCAGCTGGCCTGGGACGGCATCCTCGACACCACCCCGCTGCCGCAGGCCCCGTCGGCGGTCCCCGTCCAGCAGCCGGCGCAGCCGCCGGTGGCGGCCGCTCCCCCGGCGCCGCCCGTGCCGCCGGCCCCTCCCGTGGCGCCGCCGGCCGCCCCGGCGCCGGTCGCCGAGCAGCCCACCGGCACGCCGGTGCTGGTGCCGCCGCCGGACTTCAACCCCTTCGCGCCGCCCGCGCCCCCGCCGCACCGGCCGCACCGGCCGAGCCGCCCGCCGCGGGCAAGGGCACCCCGGTCCGGGTGCCCCCGCCGGACTTCAACCCCTTCGCGCCGCAGGCCCCTCGGCGCCCGCCGCACCGGCGCCCGTGGCCGCGCCGGCCCCGGCCGCCGCCCCGGCAGCGGCCGACCCGTTCGGCACGGTGCTGCCCAGCGCGCCGGTCGACCCGTTCGGCACGGTCACCACCGGTTCGGCCCCGGCTCCCGCGGCCGCTCCCGCCGCCCCGGCGGCGCCGGCGCCCGCCGCGGCGCCGCCCGGCCCCGGCAAGGGCACCCCGGTCCGGGTCCCGCCGCCGGACTTCAACCCCTTCGCGCCGCCCGCGCCCCCCGCCGCACCGGCCGCACCGGCCGAGCCGCCCGCCGCGGGCAAGGGCACCCCGGTCCGGGTCCCGCCGCCGGACTTCAACCCCTTCGCGCCGCAGGCCCCCTCGGCGCCCGCCGCGGCACCGGAGCCCCCGGCTCCCGAGCCGCCGGCGTACAGCCCGTTCGGCTGATCGGCGGTCCCTGCGGCGGCCCGGCAGTGTCAACTGCCGGGCCGCCGTTCGGCGTTCCGGCACCCCTGACGGCCCGGCGCGGCTCCGGCACTTTGGTCCAGACCTATTGCCAGCGGGGCCGGGGCTCCTTACCCTCCTATGACACAGGACCTCTGCGGCAACCCGACGGCCCGGGGCCTGGGCTCCGGGCTGTCCCCACCTGCCCGAGCGCGCATCACCCATGCACCTGGCACCTCCCCCCACAGGTAGGGGAGCCCGCCCGGTCGGCCACGGCCCCGGCGCGCTCCCGGACAGGAGCTCATCCATGCGCAGACGTCGGTTCCGGCTGCCCCTGCTCGCCGCGGGAAGCCTGATCGCCCCACTGATCGCGGTCGCCCTTCCCGCCACCAGCGCCCATGCCGCCTCCGCCACCGCCACCTTCGCCAAGGACCAGGACTGGGGCAGCGGTTACGGCGGCAGCTACACCATCAACAACGGCACCACCGCGGCCATCAACGGCTGGACCCTGGAGTTCGACCTCCCCGCGAACAACAGCGTCGCCTCGCTCTGGAACGCGGGTTACACCACCGCCGGCTCGCACGTGACGGTGAAGAACCCCGGCTGGCAGCCGGTCATCGCGCCGGGCGCCTCGTACAACTTCGGCTTCAACATCGCCTATTCGGGTGCCTACCAGCCGCTGCTGAACTGCAGGCTCAACGGGCAGCCCTGCGCCGGCGCCCCCTCCGACACCACCGCCCCGAGCGTGCCCGGCAACCTGCAGGGCGCGCTGACCGGGACCAACGGCGCGGCGCTCAGCTGGTCGGCCAGCACCGACAACGTCGGGGTGAGCGGGTACGACGTCCTCGACGGGAGCACCAAGGCCGCCACCGTCGGCGGCACCTCGGCCAGCCTCTCGGGGCTGTCGGTCGGGACCCACTCCTTCACCGTGGTCGCCTTCGACGCGGCCGGCAACCGCTCCGGCGCCGCCGGGCCGGTCACCGTGACGGTGCCGACTCCCCCGGTGGACAACCAGCCGCCGACGGCTCCCGGCACCCCGACCGCCACCGCGACCGGCGCGAACTCGATCGCGTTGAGCTGGGCCGCCGCCACCGACAACGTCGGCGTCAGCGCCTACGACGTCTACCGCGGCACGAGCCTCGCCAGGACGGTGACCGGCACCTCCACCTCGGTGGACGGCCTGGCGCCGGACACCTCGTACACCTTCACCGTCAAGGCCAGGGACGCGGCCGGGAACGTCTCGCCCGCCTCCGGGCCGGCCACCGCCAGGACCCTGCCCGACACCGGCAACCCGGGCGGCGGGCTGAAGATCGGCTACTTCACCCAGTGGAGCGTCTACGCCCGCGGCTACAGCGTGAAGCAGCTGGACACCTCCGGCACGGCGGCGAAGCTGACCACGCTCAACTACGCCTTCGCCAACATCCACCCGACCACCAAGCAGTGCTTCATCACCAACAAGGCGGCCGGCAACGACTCCGACCCGAACGCGGGCGACGGCGCGGGTGACGCCTGGGCCGACTTCGGCCGCGGCTGGGACGCGGGCACCTCGGTGGCCGGCACCACCGACACCTGGGACCAGAAGCTGGCGGGCAACTTCAACCAGCTCAAGCAGCTCAAGGCCAAGTACCCCAACCTCAGGATGCAGATCTCGCTGGGCGGCTGGTCCTACAGCAAGTGGTTCTCGGACGCCGCCGCCACCGACGCCTCCCGCAAGGCGCTGGTGAGCTCCTGCATCGACATGTACATCAAGGGCAACCTGCCGGTGATCGACGGCCGCGGCGGCGCGGGCTCGGCGGCCGGCATCTTCGACGGCATCGACCTGGACTGGGAGTGGCCCAACTCCGACGGTCACCTGGGCAACATCTTCAAGCCCGCCGACAAGGCCAACTACACCCTGCTGGCCCAGGAGTTCCGCCGTCAGCTGGACGCCCTCGGCGCCACCACCGGTAAGCACTACACGCTCAGCGCCTTCCTCCCGGCCGACCCGCTGAAGATCTCCGCCGGCATCGACATCCCGGGCCTGTTCGGGGCCTTCGACTTCGCCACCATCCAGGGCTACGACTACCACGGCGGCTGGGAGAACGTGACCAACCAGCAGTCGGCCATCAGGCTCCCGGCCGGCGACCCGAGCCCGGCGAACCAGAGGTTCAGCTCCGAGATCGCCATCAACGCGTACGTCGGCGGCGGGGCGCCCAAGAGCAAGCTGACCCTCGGCATCCCGTTCTACGGCCGCGGCTGGACGGGCGTGCCGCGCGGCACCACCAACGGCCTGTTCCAGACCGGAACGGGCCCCGGCCCCGGCACCTACGAGCCCGGCTACGAGGACTACCACAAGCTCAAGGAGATGGCCACGAGCGGCGGTTACACCGTCTACCGGGACACGGTCGCCGGCTTCGCGTACATCTACAACGGCAGCGTCCTCTACACCTACGACGACCCGACCGAGATCGCCCGCAAGACCGCCTGGATCAAGTCCCAGGGCCTGGCCGGCGCGATGGTCTGGTCGTTCGACGGTGACACCGCCAACGGCGAGCTGATGACGGCCGTCAACAACGGCCTGAAGTAGTCCGGCCGGCGCCACTCACGCGCGGCGTGCCAGATGGACCGCATCCGGCACGCCGCGTACCACGTCGACCTCCAGCGTCCCGACGTCCACGAACCCGGCCGCGCGCAGCGCCCGTTCGAACGGCTCGGACGGCTGGGCGCTCCACACCGCGAGCACCCCGCCCGGCACCAGCCGGCGGTGGGCGGCGGCCAGCCCGGCCGGCCCGTACAGACCGGAGTTGGCCTCGGTGACCGTCCAGTCCGGCCCGTTGTCGACGTCCAGGCAGAGCGCGTCGTACAGCTCCCCGGGCTCCGCCAGGTACGCGAGCAGGTCGGTGTGCTCGACGACGACCCGCGGGTCGTCCAGCGCGCCGGCCGAGAACGCGGCCAGCGGGCCCGTCCGGTGCCAGTCGATCACCGCCTCCTCGCGCTCGACCACCGCGATCCGTGCCCAGCGCGGCTCGGCCGCGGCGTGCGCCAGCGAGAAGCCCACCCCGAGGCCGCCGATCAGCACGGACGGGCGGGCGGCGGCCAGCCGGTCCAGCGCCGCCTGGACCAGCAGCCGCTCGGAGCGGCCGTCGGCGGTGTCCATCAGGAAGCAGCCGTTGGCGATGATCTCGAAGTGCGCACCGCGCTGACGCAGCGCCACCTCCCCGTACGGCCCGTCCCGCCGGTCGAGCGTGACGGGAGCGAGCGGTCCGGACCGGGAGGGCAGTGCGGGCATCGGGCGTCCTCGGAGCGGGTGCGTGATCGGGGCCGGTGGATCGTCGTGGTCGGCCCGACTCTAGCCCGGCGTCCGGGGGCCGTTCAGCGATTTTCGCGCAGAGCCACCCGGTCAGGTGGTCAGCAGCACCCCGGCGTACGAGACCCCGGCGACCACCACCCAGGCGGCCAGCCCGAGTGCGGCGACCCGGCCTCCGGTCCGGGCCAGGGCCGGCAGGTTGACCGCGCTGCCGAGGCCGAACAGGGCTGCCGCGAGCAGGAGTTCCTGCACCTGCTGGGCGCCCTCCAGCAGGCCGTCGGGCACGGTGAGGACACTGCGCGCCGCGACCACCAGCAGGAATCCGGCCACGAACAGCGGCACGGCCGGCGGCCGCTTCAGCGTCCTGGCGGCCCGCCGGCGGTTCCGCAGGGCGATCCCGACGCCCGCCACCAGCGGTGCGAGCATGACCACCCGCATCAGCTTGACCAGGACGGCCTCGCGCAGCGCCACCGGGCCGCCGGTCTGCGCGGTGGCCACCACCTGGCCGACGTCGTGCACGCCGGCGCCGACCCAGCGGCCGAAGCCGGTGGCGTCCAGGCCGAGCGGCTGGTGCAGCAGCGGCAGCACGGCGATGGCGAGGGTGCCGCAGAGGGTGACCAGGGCGACCGAGGTGGCGGCGTCCTCCTCGTCGCTGCCGGCGGCCTCGCTGACCGCGCCGATCGCGGACGCCCCGCAGATCGCGTACCCGGCCGCGACCAGCAGCGGCTGGTCGCCGGGCAGGCCGAGCTGGCGGCCGAGCCACAGGGTGCCGGCGAAGGTGGCGCCGACCACGGCGAGCACCATCGCGACGGTGGCCCAGCCGAGGCCGAGGACGTCGTGCAGGCTGAGCTTGCAGCCGAGCAGCACGATGCCGATCCGCATCAGCCGGCGCCCGGCGAGCGAGAGGCCGGGCCGGGCGGCGCCGCGCACCAGGGCCCGCAGGCGGGGCAGGTGGGCGGCGGCGATGCCGAGGGCGACGGCGGCGGTGAGCCGGGGGACGGCGGGCACGGCGGCGTGCACGGCCCAGGCCACGGCCACACCGAGAACGGCCAGCGCCAGGCCCGGTCCGTTGCGGCGGAAGGCCGGGGGCACGGCCGGGCGGGCGACGACCCGGAGGGTCAGAGCCACGGCGCCGTCACCGCTCGTCGGCGGGGAGGCGGTAGACCCTGCGGATGCTGCTGCCGAGCCGGGCCAGGTCGGCGCCGTAGACGTGCAGCGAGATCGCGGTGCCGGTGCCGCAGTTGCGGACCCGGTGGATGTCACCGGGCGGCGCGAAGCCGCACACCGTGCCCTGCCGGTTGACCACGTCCTCGGTGGCGACCAGGCGCGCGGTGCTCCCGTCGGAGACCAGCCGGTAGCGGCGTTCGCCCTCCTCACCGAGGTGCACGCCGGTGGTGCACCAGGAGAGGTGGTCGTGGACGGAGGTCTGCTGGCCGGGCAGCCAGACCAGGGCGACCAGCGAGAAGCTGCCGTCGGCCTCGGCGTGCAGCAGGTGCTGGCGGTAGCGGTCGGGGTCGCCCTCGCACTGCTCTGCGGTGAGCAGGTCGGCCGCTCCGAGGTGCGGGGCGAGCCGCTCACCGACCAGGTAGGCCGTCAGCTCGGGCGGCAGGCCGCGCTCGACGGTCTCCCGGATCTCCTCGACCAGGTCGCGCAGGCGCCGGGTGCAGGCGGCGGTGACTGCTCTCGGGGCGGTGGTTGTCATGCCTGCAGGGTCGGACGGACTGTCCCATCACGTCCAAGGAGGGTTTCTTGGCCGATCCACCATCAATGCTTATGGGTCGGCCCGGGGCTCAGCAGCCGGCCCGGGCCGCGGCGGCCCGGCGGAGCTCCTCCACCACCACGGCGGTGGCCGGCACCCGCATGTGCTCGCGCAGCACGTACGCGGAGACCCGGCGGAACTGGTGCGGCTCGACCAGCCGTCCGGTGACCTTCTGGTGGCACATGAAGGCCAGCACCAGCGAGGGCATCAGGGCGATCCCCACCCCGGCGGCGACCAGGCTCTGCACGGCCAGGTTGTCGTCGGTGGTGAACACCACGTCGGGAGCGTAGCCCTCGTCGGCGCAGATCTGCAGCAGATTGGCCCGGCAGCGCGGGCAGCCGGCGATCCAGCGCTCCTCGGTCAGGTCGGTGAGCCGGACGGCGTGCCGGCGGGCCAGCGGGTGGCCGACCGGGAGCAGCACGGTGAGCCGGTCCTCCAGCAGCGGGATCTCGACCAGTTCGTCGGCCACCGGCGGGACGGCGCCCTGGTAGCTGAAGGCCAGGGCCACGTCGCACTCGCCCCGCAGCAGCCGCTGGACGGACTCGGGCGGCTCGGCCTCGGTCAGCTCCACCCGGACACCGGGGTGGTCGGCGAGCAGGCTGGCCATCGCCTCGGGAATCAGGGTGGCGTTGGCGCTGGGGAAGCCGCAGACCCGCACCCGTCCGGCGCGCAGCCGGGCGAGCGCGCCGAGCTGCTGCTGGGCGGCGTCCAGGCTGGTCAGAATGGTCCGGGCGTGCCGGGCGAGCGCCTCGCCGGCCTCGGTGAGGCGCAGCCCGCGGCCGGCTCTGGTGAACAGCGGGACGCCGGCCGTGCGCTCCAGCGCCTTCATCTGCTGGGTGACGGCCGGCTGGGTGTAGCCGAGTACCCGGGCGGCCGCCGAGTAGGAGCCGCTGGTGACCACCTGGTGGAAGGTCTTGATGTGCCGTGAGTCGAACACCCGAGAATCATAAGCGGATTTTGGGGTCACGGGCCAAATCCCCTTCCGTCACTTTGGTATCTCCTGTCACTCCCCGGTCAGCGGCAGCCCCATCACCACACCCGCCCTCGCCATCGGGGCGCCGCCGCGTGCCCGCGGGCTGCACCGGCCCCGCCGCTCCACCCAGCGGGCCAGCCAGGAGAGCAGCAGGCACATGCCGAGGTAGATCGGCGTGATCACCAGCACCACCGGGATGAACGGCAGCCCGTAGTCGAGGTTGGTGGCGATCAGTTCGCCCGCGCGCAGGAACTCCTCGTACGTGATCAGGAAGCCCAGCGAGGTGTCCTTGAGCGCGACCACCAGCTGGCTGATGATGCCGGGCAGCATCGCCCGGTTGGCCTGCGGCACCAGGACGTACGCCATCACCTGGGTCTTGCGGGGTAGCCGGCGGCGATCCAGACGAAGGTCCAGACGATGCCGTAGCCGAGCTCGTTCAGCGGCCGGTAGACGCCGAGGAGTTCGGTGACGCTGAACGAACCGGCGATGGCCGTGTTCTTCGCCAGCGCGATCATCACACTGCCGAGCGGAGCCACCACCGAGCGGTACGCGTCTGCGGAGCGCGCCGGTGCCGGCCGGTACCGGCCGGGTCAGTACCGGTCGATCGGCGGCGGTTCGGGCGCGGGCATCCCGGACAGGCCCAGCGTGGCCTCGTACGCCTTCCGCCAGTCGCCGTTCTGCTCGTGCCGGGCGAGCGCGTCGTCGATGGCCAGGCGCAGCGC
Proteins encoded:
- a CDS encoding NUDIX hydrolase, which codes for MTNPADELLDVVDEQDRVIGTAPRGEVYRRGLTHRCVFILVRDPQGRIFTHRRTESKLFAPGAYDCFVGGVVGSGESYPVAAVREAEEELGVTGIRPEPLFKFLFEDGDRLSWWCDMYRAEWDGPVSPQVEEVGWHGWLTEPELTDLMARAEFVVDGLEAWRRYLEWRSAPA
- a CDS encoding cytochrome b/b6 domain-containing protein, with product MRPPAEPAAPGRIPRFSAAERWVHRATATLMTVCLVTAAFLYYPPLSELVGRRRLVVVVHEWCGLLLPVPLLLGLASRALRADLTRLNRFTGLDREWLRAVRRRSFHRPAGKFNAGQKLYAAWTAGAVLVMLGTGLLMWFTHLAPLIWRTGATFVHDWLAVAVAIAVAGHIWMAVRDPEARRGMRTGSVDPLWAVREHPDWEDREGERPDGRPPGQAGAERHSR
- a CDS encoding molybdopterin-dependent oxidoreductase, producing MLGLGVAGVAAGPFLQRAVEGVTSKDPTGLSGLLPGGGGFRYYSVVASVPTRTAEDYTLTVDGLVDRPVTYRLADLQAMEQHRIVHDVQCVTGWRVPGTPFEGVRLSALLDAAGVRGGAGAVRFSCFDGSYSESLTLEQARRDDVLVALRMQDQPVSHAHGGPVRLYVAPMYFYKSAKWLSGITLTPSVEPGYWERYGYDVDAWVGRSNGRDDAPTG
- a CDS encoding TetR/AcrR family transcriptional regulator, whose translation is MASRTPSAATRSEDERAPRRRLSVDERREQLIAVALDLFSKHPPEDVSIDDIAAAAGASRPLVYHYFPGKQALYEESLRRAGQELAGRFEEAPEGPMSERLLRVMGRYLDFVHGHGPGFEALLRGGSVAASPGTTAVIDEVRRAALEQILAHLAIRKPSPGLRRTVRAWIANAEITSLDWLSERSVPLEELQLQLVQEFVAALAVTAAREPALAAELVGFFAAERPEGPTGRLVRELAGLLAVPGLAADLGRLASPPAG
- a CDS encoding glycosyl hydrolase family 18 protein, which codes for MRRRRFRLPLLAAGSLIAPLIAVALPATSAHAASATATFAKDQDWGSGYGGSYTINNGTTAAINGWTLEFDLPANNSVASLWNAGYTTAGSHVTVKNPGWQPVIAPGASYNFGFNIAYSGAYQPLLNCRLNGQPCAGAPSDTTAPSVPGNLQGALTGTNGAALSWSASTDNVGVSGYDVLDGSTKAATVGGTSASLSGLSVGTHSFTVVAFDAAGNRSGAAGPVTVTVPTPPVDNQPPTAPGTPTATATGANSIALSWAAATDNVGVSAYDVYRGTSLARTVTGTSTSVDGLAPDTSYTFTVKARDAAGNVSPASGPATARTLPDTGNPGGGLKIGYFTQWSVYARGYSVKQLDTSGTAAKLTTLNYAFANIHPTTKQCFITNKAAGNDSDPNAGDGAGDAWADFGRGWDAGTSVAGTTDTWDQKLAGNFNQLKQLKAKYPNLRMQISLGGWSYSKWFSDAAATDASRKALVSSCIDMYIKGNLPVIDGRGGAGSAAGIFDGIDLDWEWPNSDGHLGNIFKPADKANYTLLAQEFRRQLDALGATTGKHYTLSAFLPADPLKISAGIDIPGLFGAFDFATIQGYDYHGGWENVTNQQSAIRLPAGDPSPANQRFSSEIAINAYVGGGAPKSKLTLGIPFYGRGWTGVPRGTTNGLFQTGTGPGPGTYEPGYEDYHKLKEMATSGGYTVYRDTVAGFAYIYNGSVLYTYDDPTEIARKTAWIKSQGLAGAMVWSFDGDTANGELMTAVNNGLK
- a CDS encoding spermidine synthase, which translates into the protein MPALPSRSGPLAPVTLDRRDGPYGEVALRQRGAHFEIIANGCFLMDTADGRSERLLVQAALDRLAAARPSVLIGGLGVGFSLAHAAAEPRWARIAVVEREEAVIDWHRTGPLAAFSAGALDDPRVVVEHTDLLAYLAEPGELYDALCLDVDNGPDWTVTEANSGLYGPAGLAAAHRRLVPGGVLAVWSAQPSEPFERALRAAGFVDVGTLEVDVVRGVPDAVHLARRA
- a CDS encoding YeiH family protein, encoding MTLRVVARPAVPPAFRRNGPGLALAVLGVAVAWAVHAAVPAVPRLTAAVALGIAAAHLPRLRALVRGAARPGLSLAGRRLMRIGIVLLGCKLSLHDVLGLGWATVAMVLAVVGATFAGTLWLGRQLGLPGDQPLLVAAGYAICGASAIGAVSEAAGSDEEDAATSVALVTLCGTLAIAVLPLLHQPLGLDATGFGRWVGAGVHDVGQVVATAQTGGPVALREAVLVKLMRVVMLAPLVAGVGIALRNRRRAARTLKRPPAVPLFVAGFLLVVAARSVLTVPDGLLEGAQQVQELLLAAALFGLGSAVNLPALARTGGRVAALGLAAWVVVAGVSYAGVLLTT
- a CDS encoding cysteine dioxygenase: MTTTAPRAVTAACTRRLRDLVEEIRETVERGLPPELTAYLVGERLAPHLGAADLLTAEQCEGDPDRYRQHLLHAEADGSFSLVALVWLPGQQTSVHDHLSWCTTGVHLGEEGERRYRLVSDGSTARLVATEDVVNRQGTVCGFAPPGDIHRVRNCGTGTAISLHVYGADLARLGSSIRRVYRLPADER
- a CDS encoding LysR family transcriptional regulator, giving the protein MFDSRHIKTFHQVVTSGSYSAAARVLGYTQPAVTQQMKALERTAGVPLFTRAGRGLRLTEAGEALARHARTILTSLDAAQQQLGALARLRAGRVRVCGFPSANATLIPEAMASLLADHPGVRVELTEAEPPESVQRLLRGECDVALAFSYQGAVPPVADELVEIPLLEDRLTVLLPVGHPLARRHAVRLTDLTEERWIAGCPRCRANLLQICADEGYAPDVVFTTDDNLAVQSLVAAGVGIALMPSLVLAFMCHQKVTGRLVEPHQFRRVSAYVLREHMRVPATAVVVEELRRAAAARAGC